From Gopherus flavomarginatus isolate rGopFla2 chromosome 7, rGopFla2.mat.asm, whole genome shotgun sequence, the proteins below share one genomic window:
- the LOC127055759 gene encoding protocadherin alpha-C2-like isoform X3, which yields MAPSSPRSCCGAAALRIPALLLLLCLGPAGGQLRYSVQEELERGAFVGNVASDLGVDPQRLSARGARLTSGSGRQYLELDLGRGALLVKERMDREALCELSPSCFLSLELVIEQPIEVHNVEVEVLDINDNAPRFPRQDYRLEVSESAVPGARFHIESAQDPDVGTNSVQSYRLSPNQHFALDLKGFQRGSKLLELVLQQPLDREQSALQQLVLTAVDGGSPARSGTAQISIRVMDTNDNSPVFDRSTYTVNLLENAAPGTLVVKLNASDPDEGSNGEVLYAFSGYTPQKVRQLFSIDPVSGEVRVNGTLDYEEASSYEIYVQATDRGPVSMAGHCKVLVNIVDANDNAPEVVLTSLYSPVPENARPETVVALMSVTDQDSGLNKQVSLSIPPNIPFKLNSFKNSYTLVTQGNLDRERASSYNITVTAMDAGTPPLSSHKVIQVDISDVNDNPPRFEEPMYSVYIPENNALGVLLCTVKAIDPDDNENAYVSYSLLKGEIQGLPVTSYVSIKSDNGNIYAVSSFDYEKLREFQVVVQAQDAGTPALSSTVTVHVYVVDQNDHAPQILYPTSTNASAALEMIPRSARAGYLVTKVIAIDADSGQNAWLFYHLAQASDPDLFRVELHSGEIRTTRKLGDDSVTTFNLSVVVRDNGEPSLSSAVAITIAVVDRVSKIIPDTRRHIKSTRNYSEITLYLIIALSSVSFIFLLTIVVLTVIKCYRYSVYGDSCCGGFCGVRERYPAEMYKQANNNIDARIPHGLKVQPHFIEVRGNGSLTKTYCYKACLTAGSGSDTFMFYNTGGPTGTGPHAVMAERHLTGQSGQSAQNLIILKNDSITPNEPKQPNPDWRYSASLRAGIQSAVHMEDAGVLRGGPGGPEQLWPTVSSATPEPEAGEVSPPVGAGVNSNSWTFKYGPGNPKQAGPDSKKQTQVSFLLRRKGESSQYSQ from the exons ATGGCGCCGTCTTCTCCCCGCAGCTGCTGCGGGGCGGCGGCGCTCCGGATCCCGGCTCTCCTGCTCCTGCTGTGCCTGGGCCCGGCGGGCGGGCAGCTCCGCTACTCGGTGCAAGAGGAGCTGGAGCGCGGCGCCTTCGTGGGGAACGTGGCGAGCGACCTGGGCGTGGATCCGCAGCGGCTGTCGGCCCGGGGCGCACGGCTGACCTCGGGCAGCGGGCGGCAGTACCTGGAGCTGGACCTGGGCCGCGGGGCGCTGCTGGTGAAGGAGCGCATGGACCGGGAGGCGCTGTGCGAGCTTAGCCCCTCCTGCTTCCTCAGCCTGGAGCTGGTGATCGAGCAGCCCATCGAGGTGCACAACGTGGAGGTGGAGGTGCTGGACATTAACGACAACGCCCCCCGCTTCCCGCGGCAGGACTACCGGCTGGAGGTCAGTGAGTCCGCTGTGCCCGGTGCCCGCTTCCACATCGAGAGCGCGCAGGACCCCGACGTGGGCACCAACTCAGTGCAAAGCTACCGGCTCAGCCCCAACCAGCACTTTGCCCTGGACCTCAAAGGCTTCCAGCGCGGCAGcaaactcctggagctggtgctgcagcagcccctggacCGGGAGCAAAGcgccctgcagcagctggtgctcaCCGCTGTGGATGGGGGCAGCCCGGCCAGGTCTGGCACGGCGCAGATCTCCATACGGGTCATGGACACAAACGACAACTCGCCAGTCTTCGACCGATCCACCTACACTGTGAACCTGCTGGAGAACGCTGCCCCAGGCACGCTGGTGGTGAAGCTGAACGCCTCGGACCCAGACGAGGGCTCCAACGGGGAGGTGCTGTACGCCTTCAGCGGCTACACCCCCCAGAAGGTGCGGCAGCTTTTCAGCATCGACCCCGTCTCTGGTGAAGTGAGGGTCAATGGCACGCTGGACTACGAGGAGGCCTCCTCCTATGAGATTTATGTGCAGGCCACCGACCGGGGTCCTGTGTCCATGGCCGGGCACTGCAAAGTGCTGGTCAACATCGTGGACGCCAACGATAATGCTCCTGAAGTGGTGCTGACCTCCCTGTACAGCCCAGTGCCTGAGAATGCCCGGCCCGAGACCGTGGTGGCATTAATGAGTGTAACTGACCAGGATTCTGGGCTGAACAAGCAGGTCAGTCTGAGCATCCCTCCCAACATTCCCTTCAAACTCAACTCCTTCAAAAACTCCTACACGCTGGTCACACAGGGCAACCTGGACCGCGAAAGGGCTTCCTCCTATAACATCACAGTCACGGCTATGGACGCCGGGacccctcccctctcttcccACAAAGTGATACAAGTGGACATCTCCGATGTCAATGACAACCCTCCGCGGTTCGAAGAGCCCATGTATTCCGTTTACATTCCCGAGAACAATGCGCTCGGGGTTTTGCTGTGCACTGTCAAAGCCATCGATCCTGATGACAACGAAAATGCCTATGTGTCCTATTCTCTCCTGAAAGGGGAAATTCAAGGGCTACCTGTCACATCCTATGTCTCTATTAAATCCGACAATGGTAACATATATGCAGTCAGCTCTTTTGACTACGAGAAGTTAAGGGAGTTTCAGGTTGTTGTTCAGGCCCAGGATGCTGGGACTCCAGCACTTAGCAGCACTGTCACTGTCCATGTGTATGTGGTGGATCAGAATGACCATGCCCCTCAGATTCTATACCCTACCTCAACCAACGCCTCGGCAGCCTTGGAGATGATCCCTCGCTCAGCACGCGCAGGTTATTTGGTTACCAaagtaatagccattgatgcagaCTCTGGACAAAACGCATGGTTGTTCTACCATCTGGCTCAAGCCTCAGACCCAGATCTCTTCAGAGTGGAGCTACACAGCGGGGAGATTCGGACTACCCGCAAACTGGGGGATGACAGTGTTACTACTTTCAACCTGTCAGTTGTGGTGAGAGACAATGGAGAGCCATCTCTGTCCTCAGCAGTAGCCATAACGATCGCTGTTGTGGATAGAGTTTCCAAAATCATCCCTGACACAAGGAGGCATATCAAAAGTACTAGAAACTACTCAGAGATAACACTGTATCTCATTATTGCACTGAGCTCAGTTTCATTCATATTTCTTTTGACAATCGTTGTCCTAACGGTTATCAAGTGCTACAGATACAGTGTGTATGGTGACTCCTGTTGTGGAGGTTTTTGTGGGGTCAGAGAACGGtatcctgctgaaatgtacaaGCAGGCTAACAACAACATTGACGCTAGGATACCACATGGTTTAAAAGTACAGCCACATTTTATTGAAGTGCGGGGGAATGGGTCTCTCACTAAGACCTACTGCTATAAGGCATGTCTGACTGCAGGCTCAGGAAGTGACACTTTCATGTTTTACAATACTGGTGGCCCAACAGGAACTGGTCCTCATGCAGTGATGGCTGAGAGACATCTGACAGGGCAGAGTGGGCAGAGTGCACAAAACCTGATCATACTTAAAAATGACTCCATTACGCCTAATGAG CCAAAACAACCCAATCCTGATTGGCGTTATTCTGCTTCCCTAAGAGCAGGAATACAAAG TGCTGTGCACATGGAGGATGCAGGAGTCTTACGAGGAGGGCCGGGAGGACCTGAACAGCTGTGGCCAACAGTATCCAGTGCAACACCAG
- the LOC127055759 gene encoding protocadherin alpha-C2-like isoform X11, translating into MAPSSPRSCCGAAALRIPALLLLLCLGPAGGQLRYSVQEELERGAFVGNVASDLGVDPQRLSARGARLTSGSGRQYLELDLGRGALLVKERMDREALCELSPSCFLSLELVIEQPIEVHNVEVEVLDINDNAPRFPRQDYRLEVSESAVPGARFHIESAQDPDVGTNSVQSYRLSPNQHFALDLKGFQRGSKLLELVLQQPLDREQSALQQLVLTAVDGGSPARSGTAQISIRVMDTNDNSPVFDRSTYTVNLLENAAPGTLVVKLNASDPDEGSNGEVLYAFSGYTPQKVRQLFSIDPVSGEVRVNGTLDYEEASSYEIYVQATDRGPVSMAGHCKVLVNIVDANDNAPEVVLTSLYSPVPENARPETVVALMSVTDQDSGLNKQVSLSIPPNIPFKLNSFKNSYTLVTQGNLDRERASSYNITVTAMDAGTPPLSSHKVIQVDISDVNDNPPRFEEPMYSVYIPENNALGVLLCTVKAIDPDDNENAYVSYSLLKGEIQGLPVTSYVSIKSDNGNIYAVSSFDYEKLREFQVVVQAQDAGTPALSSTVTVHVYVVDQNDHAPQILYPTSTNASAALEMIPRSARAGYLVTKVIAIDADSGQNAWLFYHLAQASDPDLFRVELHSGEIRTTRKLGDDSVTTFNLSVVVRDNGEPSLSSAVAITIAVVDRVSKIIPDTRRHIKSTRNYSEITLYLIIALSSVSFIFLLTIVVLTVIKCYRYSVYGDSCCGGFCGVRERYPAEMYKQANNNIDARIPHGLKVQPHFIEVRGNGSLTKTYCYKACLTAGSGSDTFMFYNTGGPTGTGPHAVMAERHLTGQSGQSAQNLIILKNDSITPNEPKQPNPDWRYSASLRAGIQSAVHMEDAGVLRGGPGGPEQLWPTVSSATPAGAY; encoded by the exons ATGGCGCCGTCTTCTCCCCGCAGCTGCTGCGGGGCGGCGGCGCTCCGGATCCCGGCTCTCCTGCTCCTGCTGTGCCTGGGCCCGGCGGGCGGGCAGCTCCGCTACTCGGTGCAAGAGGAGCTGGAGCGCGGCGCCTTCGTGGGGAACGTGGCGAGCGACCTGGGCGTGGATCCGCAGCGGCTGTCGGCCCGGGGCGCACGGCTGACCTCGGGCAGCGGGCGGCAGTACCTGGAGCTGGACCTGGGCCGCGGGGCGCTGCTGGTGAAGGAGCGCATGGACCGGGAGGCGCTGTGCGAGCTTAGCCCCTCCTGCTTCCTCAGCCTGGAGCTGGTGATCGAGCAGCCCATCGAGGTGCACAACGTGGAGGTGGAGGTGCTGGACATTAACGACAACGCCCCCCGCTTCCCGCGGCAGGACTACCGGCTGGAGGTCAGTGAGTCCGCTGTGCCCGGTGCCCGCTTCCACATCGAGAGCGCGCAGGACCCCGACGTGGGCACCAACTCAGTGCAAAGCTACCGGCTCAGCCCCAACCAGCACTTTGCCCTGGACCTCAAAGGCTTCCAGCGCGGCAGcaaactcctggagctggtgctgcagcagcccctggacCGGGAGCAAAGcgccctgcagcagctggtgctcaCCGCTGTGGATGGGGGCAGCCCGGCCAGGTCTGGCACGGCGCAGATCTCCATACGGGTCATGGACACAAACGACAACTCGCCAGTCTTCGACCGATCCACCTACACTGTGAACCTGCTGGAGAACGCTGCCCCAGGCACGCTGGTGGTGAAGCTGAACGCCTCGGACCCAGACGAGGGCTCCAACGGGGAGGTGCTGTACGCCTTCAGCGGCTACACCCCCCAGAAGGTGCGGCAGCTTTTCAGCATCGACCCCGTCTCTGGTGAAGTGAGGGTCAATGGCACGCTGGACTACGAGGAGGCCTCCTCCTATGAGATTTATGTGCAGGCCACCGACCGGGGTCCTGTGTCCATGGCCGGGCACTGCAAAGTGCTGGTCAACATCGTGGACGCCAACGATAATGCTCCTGAAGTGGTGCTGACCTCCCTGTACAGCCCAGTGCCTGAGAATGCCCGGCCCGAGACCGTGGTGGCATTAATGAGTGTAACTGACCAGGATTCTGGGCTGAACAAGCAGGTCAGTCTGAGCATCCCTCCCAACATTCCCTTCAAACTCAACTCCTTCAAAAACTCCTACACGCTGGTCACACAGGGCAACCTGGACCGCGAAAGGGCTTCCTCCTATAACATCACAGTCACGGCTATGGACGCCGGGacccctcccctctcttcccACAAAGTGATACAAGTGGACATCTCCGATGTCAATGACAACCCTCCGCGGTTCGAAGAGCCCATGTATTCCGTTTACATTCCCGAGAACAATGCGCTCGGGGTTTTGCTGTGCACTGTCAAAGCCATCGATCCTGATGACAACGAAAATGCCTATGTGTCCTATTCTCTCCTGAAAGGGGAAATTCAAGGGCTACCTGTCACATCCTATGTCTCTATTAAATCCGACAATGGTAACATATATGCAGTCAGCTCTTTTGACTACGAGAAGTTAAGGGAGTTTCAGGTTGTTGTTCAGGCCCAGGATGCTGGGACTCCAGCACTTAGCAGCACTGTCACTGTCCATGTGTATGTGGTGGATCAGAATGACCATGCCCCTCAGATTCTATACCCTACCTCAACCAACGCCTCGGCAGCCTTGGAGATGATCCCTCGCTCAGCACGCGCAGGTTATTTGGTTACCAaagtaatagccattgatgcagaCTCTGGACAAAACGCATGGTTGTTCTACCATCTGGCTCAAGCCTCAGACCCAGATCTCTTCAGAGTGGAGCTACACAGCGGGGAGATTCGGACTACCCGCAAACTGGGGGATGACAGTGTTACTACTTTCAACCTGTCAGTTGTGGTGAGAGACAATGGAGAGCCATCTCTGTCCTCAGCAGTAGCCATAACGATCGCTGTTGTGGATAGAGTTTCCAAAATCATCCCTGACACAAGGAGGCATATCAAAAGTACTAGAAACTACTCAGAGATAACACTGTATCTCATTATTGCACTGAGCTCAGTTTCATTCATATTTCTTTTGACAATCGTTGTCCTAACGGTTATCAAGTGCTACAGATACAGTGTGTATGGTGACTCCTGTTGTGGAGGTTTTTGTGGGGTCAGAGAACGGtatcctgctgaaatgtacaaGCAGGCTAACAACAACATTGACGCTAGGATACCACATGGTTTAAAAGTACAGCCACATTTTATTGAAGTGCGGGGGAATGGGTCTCTCACTAAGACCTACTGCTATAAGGCATGTCTGACTGCAGGCTCAGGAAGTGACACTTTCATGTTTTACAATACTGGTGGCCCAACAGGAACTGGTCCTCATGCAGTGATGGCTGAGAGACATCTGACAGGGCAGAGTGGGCAGAGTGCACAAAACCTGATCATACTTAAAAATGACTCCATTACGCCTAATGAG CCAAAACAACCCAATCCTGATTGGCGTTATTCTGCTTCCCTAAGAGCAGGAATACAAAG TGCTGTGCACATGGAGGATGCAGGAGTCTTACGAGGAGGGCCGGGAGGACCTGAACAGCTGTGGCCAACAGTATCCAGTGCAACACCAG CAGGTGCATACTAG